One genomic segment of candidate division KSB1 bacterium includes these proteins:
- a CDS encoding CPBP family glutamic-type intramembrane protease produces MFRKPIFWLALSAASIGAVIFTVKYFSEAFPIVTLDLQMNREQALAAARELAQKHQWTPAEFKQAASFRLDQEVQNFVELEGGGKEAFGRMLKEGLYSPYTWRVRHFKEGETHETLIRFTPKGEPYGFAQKLPERETGAALDADSAHAIAESAASAWKIDLSQYQLTEKSQETRLGGRIDHTFVYERPHLQIGEGRYRLRLVVGGDKLTELTHFVKVPEAFSRRYEEMRSANDTIGVAGSVALVVLYLIGGCGVGLFFLLRERWVIWRKPLFWGLFVSFLQLLAGLNQWPLLWMNYDTALSSQGFVLQQIMRMLAQFVLMGILLTVSFMAAESLSRRAFPHHIQQWRLWSPDAAASKPVLGRTIGGYLLVALFFAYEVVLYFFANKSLGWWTPSDTLVNPDVLAGYFPWLSAIAISLQAGFWEESLFRAVPIAGAALIGQKYGYRRAFIIGAMIVQALIFGSGHAGYANQPAYARVVELIIPSFAFGALYIYFGLLPAIILHFAFDVVWFALPLFVSTAPGIWIDRALVIILTLVPLWVVLRARIRSAKWGELEQQHYNRAWIPAPKAEVQPVVAEAAKPGAISAKAGRLLLAAGVLGLIAWFVAANFQSDAPALTITRSEAENLARQTLAERGIELPSPWQALSSVQAQPDEQDRFIWQKGGKKNYGELIGAYLPPPQYKIRFVKFEGDVAERAEEYQVFIDNAGKAVRFRHELPEARLGDSLSVEAARPIAHAAITTTFQMDPLTLKEVSAVASKRPARQDWTFEFADTLNYSLKEGEARLAVKIAGKEVVDVYRYIHVPEEWTRQERKERNLPQIVQAACVIMNVLLVIAGVVGAIVAWSRKNFSVKTFLRFLALLFGLNMISLINSWPALVAQFSTAQPFKTQAFIFIAGGLIGVLFLAFALALVIGFVQKWRREQTPLEISKAFAWGPALGALAAGVMALTVYFAPSLKPVWAAYDAAGTFVPLLKTALEPLSQFLTQGTILLLVFTAMDRFTLSWTKRKAWFSALLMLVGLIVAGARSVETLPFWLLSGVAMGLILLLAYVFVLRFHLALVPLAAGVITVLAALKQGIYQAVPAALPGALIATVLIGVVAFYWFKQLAREKA; encoded by the coding sequence ATGTTCCGGAAGCCCATTTTCTGGCTGGCGCTCAGCGCGGCCTCCATCGGCGCGGTGATCTTCACCGTCAAGTATTTTTCCGAGGCCTTTCCGATCGTCACGCTCGATTTGCAAATGAACCGCGAGCAGGCGCTCGCAGCCGCCCGGGAATTGGCGCAAAAACATCAATGGACACCGGCGGAATTCAAGCAGGCGGCCTCGTTTCGGTTGGATCAAGAAGTCCAAAATTTCGTCGAGCTGGAGGGCGGCGGCAAGGAAGCGTTTGGCCGGATGCTCAAAGAAGGCCTCTACTCTCCTTACACCTGGCGCGTGCGCCATTTCAAAGAGGGTGAGACCCACGAGACGCTGATTCGCTTCACGCCGAAAGGCGAGCCGTATGGCTTCGCGCAGAAGCTTCCCGAGCGGGAAACCGGCGCGGCGCTCGATGCGGACTCGGCGCACGCGATTGCCGAAAGCGCAGCCAGCGCCTGGAAAATCGATCTGAGCCAATATCAACTGACGGAAAAATCTCAAGAGACGCGCCTCGGCGGGCGCATCGATCATACTTTTGTTTATGAGCGGCCCCATCTCCAAATCGGCGAGGGCCGTTATCGCCTGCGTTTGGTGGTCGGCGGCGACAAGCTCACCGAGCTGACGCATTTCGTCAAAGTGCCGGAAGCGTTTTCACGGCGCTACGAGGAAATGCGCTCCGCTAATGACACCATCGGCGTGGCCGGCAGCGTGGCCTTGGTGGTGTTGTATCTGATCGGCGGCTGCGGCGTCGGATTGTTCTTTTTGCTGCGCGAGCGCTGGGTCATCTGGCGCAAGCCGCTTTTCTGGGGACTCTTCGTTTCTTTTCTCCAGCTTTTGGCCGGCCTCAACCAATGGCCGTTGCTGTGGATGAATTACGACACGGCGCTGTCTTCGCAAGGATTCGTGCTTCAACAAATCATGCGGATGCTGGCGCAATTCGTTCTCATGGGCATCTTGCTCACCGTTTCGTTCATGGCCGCCGAGAGCCTTTCGCGCCGGGCCTTTCCGCATCACATTCAGCAATGGCGGTTGTGGTCACCCGATGCCGCCGCCTCCAAGCCGGTGCTGGGCCGAACCATTGGCGGCTATTTGCTGGTCGCTCTGTTTTTTGCTTACGAAGTCGTGCTGTATTTTTTTGCCAACAAAAGCCTGGGCTGGTGGACGCCCTCCGACACGCTGGTCAATCCCGACGTTCTGGCCGGATATTTCCCCTGGCTCTCGGCGATTGCCATTTCGCTGCAAGCCGGATTTTGGGAGGAGAGCTTGTTTCGCGCTGTTCCCATCGCCGGCGCCGCGCTCATCGGCCAAAAGTACGGTTATCGCCGCGCCTTCATCATCGGCGCGATGATCGTGCAAGCGCTGATTTTTGGCTCCGGTCACGCCGGTTACGCGAATCAACCGGCTTACGCGCGCGTCGTGGAGCTGATCATTCCCTCCTTTGCTTTTGGGGCGCTGTACATTTACTTCGGCCTGCTGCCGGCGATCATTTTGCATTTCGCGTTCGATGTCGTCTGGTTTGCGCTGCCGCTGTTTGTCTCCACCGCGCCCGGCATCTGGATCGACCGCGCCTTGGTGATCATTCTCACGCTGGTTCCGCTGTGGGTGGTGCTTCGCGCCAGAATCCGTTCCGCCAAATGGGGAGAGCTTGAACAGCAACACTACAATCGCGCCTGGATTCCAGCCCCCAAAGCGGAGGTGCAGCCGGTTGTCGCCGAAGCGGCAAAGCCGGGCGCCATCAGTGCAAAAGCCGGCCGCTTGCTGCTCGCCGCTGGTGTGTTGGGCTTGATCGCGTGGTTCGTTGCCGCCAACTTTCAAAGCGACGCGCCTGCCTTGACGATAACGCGCAGCGAGGCGGAAAATCTCGCGCGCCAAACATTGGCGGAACGCGGCATCGAATTGCCGTCGCCCTGGCAAGCTTTAAGCTCTGTTCAAGCGCAGCCGGATGAGCAAGATCGTTTCATCTGGCAAAAAGGCGGCAAGAAAAATTACGGCGAGCTGATCGGCGCGTATCTGCCGCCGCCGCAATATAAAATTCGTTTTGTGAAATTTGAAGGCGATGTCGCCGAACGCGCTGAAGAGTATCAGGTTTTTATCGACAACGCCGGCAAAGCCGTCCGCTTTCGCCACGAGCTGCCGGAAGCCCGTCTTGGCGACAGCTTGAGCGTTGAGGCCGCCCGTCCAATCGCGCACGCGGCGATTACCACCACCTTTCAAATGGATCCGCTAACGCTCAAAGAAGTTTCCGCCGTCGCTTCCAAGCGCCCGGCCCGCCAGGATTGGACTTTTGAATTTGCCGATACGCTGAATTATTCACTCAAAGAAGGTGAAGCCCGCCTCGCCGTCAAAATCGCCGGCAAGGAAGTCGTGGATGTTTACCGCTACATTCACGTCCCGGAAGAATGGACGCGCCAGGAGCGCAAGGAAAGAAATCTTCCGCAAATCGTTCAAGCCGCCTGTGTGATCATGAACGTTTTGTTGGTTATCGCCGGCGTTGTCGGCGCGATTGTGGCCTGGAGCCGAAAAAATTTTTCGGTTAAAACTTTTTTGCGCTTCCTGGCGCTGCTGTTCGGTTTGAACATGATCAGCCTCATCAACAGTTGGCCTGCCCTGGTGGCGCAATTTTCCACCGCCCAGCCGTTTAAAACCCAGGCCTTTATCTTTATCGCTGGCGGGCTTATTGGCGTGCTGTTCCTCGCGTTTGCTTTGGCGCTGGTCATCGGCTTCGTGCAAAAGTGGCGGCGAGAGCAAACGCCGCTTGAAATTTCCAAAGCGTTCGCGTGGGGACCGGCTTTAGGCGCCTTGGCAGCCGGCGTCATGGCTTTAACCGTTTACTTTGCGCCTTCTTTAAAACCTGTCTGGGCCGCGTATGACGCCGCCGGAACTTTTGTGCCGCTCTTGAAAACCGCTTTGGAGCCCCTCAGCCAATTTCTCACGCAAGGCACGATTCTCTTGCTGGTTTTCACGGCCATGGATCGTTTTACACTCAGTTGGACTAAACGGAAAGCCTGGTTTTCCGCTTTGTTGATGTTGGTGGGATTGATTGTGGCCGGCGCCCGCTCGGTTGAAACCCTGCCGTTCTGGTTATTGTCCGGCGTGGCCATGGGGTTGATCTTGCTGCTGGCTTATGTTTTCGTCTTGCGTTTTCATCTCGCCCTCGTGCCGTTGGCCGCAGGCGTTATAACCGTGCTCGCGGCTTTGAAACAGGGTATTTATCAAGCCGTTCCCGCGGCGCTGCCCGGGGCGTTGATCGCGACGGTTTTAATCGGTGTCGTCGCGTTTTATTGGTTCAAACAATTGGCACGGGAAAAGGCGTAG
- a CDS encoding long-chain fatty acid--CoA ligase: MERPWLAHYEKQVPKTITIPDQTVAEVFDAAVHLNPRHSAYIYFGRCFSYAEMDRMVGYLAAFLTHLGVKKGDRVAIILPNVPQYPVAHYAVMKLGAIAVPTNPLYVERELEYQLANSGAAVAIAVDLLYSRLEAVRSRTPLRAVIYTRVSDYMPALLRWLYPLKARREGRWVTMPPQPDTYQFIDIMQRAATGEFPAAPQVEVRPDDVAIFLYTGGTTGVSKGAVLTHRNLVANMAQLRAWNHGLQEGQEVIMGALPFFHSYGMTTCMHMGAYIRSTVVMVPRFDLKMILPAIARHNVSCFPGVPTMYVAINNNPDTPKYNLRNIRVCNSGGAPLPLEVARQFEQITGGRLVEGYGLSEASPVTHSNPIFGERREGSIGLPLPNTEAMIVHPDTRQPLPAGEIGELAVRGPQVMLGYWQMEEETQNVLDDGWLYTGDMAKMDADGYFYIVDRKKDMIIAGGFNIYPREIEEVLYAHPKVKEAAAIGVQDSYRGETVKAFIVLREGETAAEEEFIEFCKQEMAPYKVPRLIEFRQELPKSLIGKVLRRVLMEEEKAKTLT, translated from the coding sequence ATGGAAAGGCCGTGGCTGGCGCATTACGAAAAGCAGGTACCGAAAACCATCACGATACCAGATCAGACGGTCGCCGAGGTCTTTGATGCGGCTGTGCATCTCAATCCCCGACATTCGGCTTACATTTATTTTGGCCGCTGTTTTTCTTACGCCGAAATGGATCGGATGGTCGGCTATTTGGCGGCTTTTTTAACGCATCTGGGCGTGAAAAAAGGCGATCGTGTGGCCATCATCCTGCCGAATGTGCCGCAATATCCGGTCGCGCATTACGCCGTCATGAAGCTCGGAGCGATTGCGGTGCCGACGAATCCGCTGTACGTCGAGCGCGAGCTGGAATATCAGCTTGCCAACAGCGGCGCGGCCGTGGCGATCGCGGTGGATTTGCTTTACTCGCGCCTCGAAGCGGTGCGGTCGCGGACGCCCTTGCGCGCCGTGATTTACACCCGTGTGTCCGATTACATGCCGGCGTTGTTGCGCTGGCTTTATCCGCTCAAGGCCAGGCGCGAAGGCAGGTGGGTGACGATGCCACCGCAGCCCGACACCTATCAGTTCATTGACATCATGCAGCGTGCGGCCACAGGCGAATTTCCAGCCGCGCCGCAGGTCGAAGTCAGGCCGGATGACGTTGCGATTTTTCTTTATACCGGCGGCACCACCGGCGTTTCCAAGGGCGCGGTATTGACGCATCGCAACCTGGTGGCGAACATGGCGCAGTTGCGCGCCTGGAATCACGGTTTGCAAGAAGGCCAGGAAGTTATCATGGGCGCGCTGCCGTTCTTTCACAGCTACGGCATGACGACGTGCATGCACATGGGCGCCTATATTCGCAGCACCGTAGTGATGGTGCCGCGGTTCGATCTGAAAATGATTTTGCCGGCGATTGCCAGGCACAACGTTTCGTGTTTTCCCGGCGTGCCGACGATGTACGTGGCGATCAACAACAACCCGGACACGCCGAAATACAATCTGCGGAATATTCGCGTCTGCAACAGCGGCGGCGCGCCGCTGCCGCTGGAAGTCGCGCGGCAATTCGAACAGATTACCGGCGGGCGCCTGGTCGAAGGCTACGGCCTTTCCGAAGCCTCGCCGGTCACGCATTCGAATCCGATTTTCGGCGAGCGGCGCGAAGGCTCGATTGGCTTGCCCCTGCCCAACACTGAGGCGATGATCGTTCATCCCGACACGCGCCAACCGCTGCCTGCCGGCGAAATCGGCGAGCTGGCGGTTCGCGGGCCGCAGGTGATGTTGGGTTATTGGCAAATGGAGGAGGAAACCCAAAACGTTTTAGACGACGGCTGGTTGTACACCGGTGACATGGCGAAGATGGATGCGGACGGCTATTTTTACATCGTCGACCGCAAAAAAGACATGATCATCGCCGGCGGGTTCAACATCTATCCGCGCGAAATCGAAGAAGTTCTGTACGCCCATCCGAAAGTCAAGGAAGCGGCGGCAATCGGGGTGCAGGATTCTTATCGGGGCGAAACGGTTAAAGCGTTCATCGTTTTGCGGGAGGGAGAGACGGCGGCTGAGGAGGAGTTCATCGAATTTTGCAAACAGGAAATGGCGCCGTACAAAGTCCCCAGGCTCATCGAGTTCCGTCAGGAGCTGCCGAAGAGCTTGATCGGCAAAGTGCTGCGCCGGGTGTTGATGGAAGAAGAAAAAGCCAAGACACTCACATAA
- a CDS encoding multiheme c-type cytochrome → MLSLETKRVIIATMSFFLLAALLIVGYVEAKRSIPGQKPKIVISDDNKKCIECHSQPGNATTLVQQWKDSYHARLGVGCLECHAAEKDEVDAFDHYTYTIATIVSPKDCSHCHKKQFEEFQRSHHAQGGKILGSLDNVLAEVVAGSVHMGNPVAVSGCKQCHGSVVNFLRNEDGTVKKDRNGIAMIDPETWPNTGIGRVNPDGSLGSCAACHNRHYFSVAQAREPDDCGKCHLGPDHPQYEIYRESKHGINFIAHKDKMNLDKRPWIVGKDYVAAPTCATCHMGATPNQESTHDVGMRISWTLRPAVSEKVDAKDIKEGRLTVPWQKRRENMQDVCYQCHSRQYVQNFYKQYDDVVVLYNEKFGKPATAIMNKIKEGGLITTDVEFDDKIEWTYYYLWHHEGRRARMGASMMGPDYTQWHGMFEVGDRFYTEFVPEVRELIAQGRKHGKAAAASEVEKLLNEILNAALHQWYEGKMSAEEKAARKKAQEEFKKRYVGNG, encoded by the coding sequence ATGCTTTCTCTCGAAACCAAACGCGTTATTATCGCCACGATGAGCTTCTTCCTCCTCGCGGCGCTGCTGATCGTCGGCTACGTGGAAGCGAAGCGTTCGATCCCCGGCCAAAAACCGAAGATCGTCATCTCGGACGACAACAAGAAGTGCATCGAATGCCACTCGCAGCCCGGCAACGCGACGACGCTGGTGCAGCAATGGAAAGACAGCTATCACGCCCGCCTCGGCGTCGGCTGCCTGGAATGTCACGCCGCGGAGAAGGACGAGGTCGATGCGTTCGATCATTACACCTACACCATTGCGACCATCGTTTCGCCGAAAGATTGCTCGCACTGCCACAAGAAACAGTTTGAAGAATTTCAGCGCAGCCACCACGCGCAGGGCGGCAAGATTCTCGGCTCGCTGGACAACGTGCTGGCGGAAGTCGTCGCCGGCAGCGTTCACATGGGCAACCCGGTGGCGGTGAGCGGCTGCAAGCAATGTCACGGTTCGGTGGTGAATTTTCTGCGCAACGAGGACGGCACGGTGAAGAAAGACCGCAACGGCATTGCGATGATCGATCCGGAAACCTGGCCGAACACCGGCATCGGGCGGGTGAATCCCGACGGCAGTTTGGGTTCGTGCGCCGCCTGCCATAACCGTCATTATTTTTCCGTGGCACAAGCGCGCGAGCCGGATGATTGCGGCAAATGCCATCTCGGCCCGGATCATCCGCAGTATGAAATCTATCGCGAATCCAAGCACGGCATCAACTTCATCGCCCACAAAGATAAAATGAATCTCGACAAGCGCCCGTGGATCGTCGGCAAGGATTACGTCGCGGCACCGACTTGCGCCACCTGCCACATGGGCGCCACGCCGAATCAGGAATCCACGCACGACGTTGGGATGCGCATCAGTTGGACGCTGCGGCCGGCGGTTTCGGAGAAAGTCGATGCGAAGGATATTAAAGAAGGCAGGCTAACCGTGCCCTGGCAAAAGCGCCGCGAAAACATGCAGGACGTTTGTTATCAATGCCACAGCCGGCAATACGTGCAGAATTTTTACAAACAGTACGATGACGTGGTTGTTCTCTATAACGAAAAATTCGGCAAGCCGGCGACGGCGATCATGAACAAGATCAAAGAAGGCGGCTTGATCACCACCGATGTCGAGTTTGATGATAAAATCGAGTGGACATATTATTATCTCTGGCATCACGAAGGCCGGCGTGCGCGCATGGGCGCTTCGATGATGGGCCCGGATTACACGCAATGGCACGGCATGTTCGAAGTCGGCGACCGCTTCTACACGGAATTTGTGCCGGAAGTGCGCGAGCTAATTGCCCAGGGCAGAAAGCACGGCAAAGCCGCCGCCGCTTCAGAAGTCGAGAAACTCCTCAACGAGATATTAAACGCCGCATTGCACCAATGGTACGAAGGCAAAATGAGCGCAGAGGAAAAAGCCGCGCGCAAGAAGGCACAGGAGGAGTTTAAGAAGCGGTATGTGGGAAATGGGTAG
- a CDS encoding trimethylamine methyltransferase family protein — MTLPNFFRPRLQFLPRDFVERILDEAFDILATAGIQFENPAVLKIFAEHGLRVDEEKHLVYFPHDAVEKAIQTAPKTFSLFDVRGEYARTIGGDEVTYDPGSAALKVFDAKTGKMRQALSEDYAQLSRLVEHLDHIKAHSTALVPSDVPVEISDSYRLYLALTHCHKPLITGIFQIDSQQAMLEMLRLVRGGSQALRDKPLAIFDCCPSSPLRWSNLTSHSLIECAKAGVPAEIVTVPLAGATSPITLSGSTVQHAVETLAGLTLAQLVNPGAPVVFGGAASIMDMKTASTPFGSIESTMLTLAYVEVAKYLGLPTHAYLGLSDSKTLDLQAGYETYQGILFAALAGINIVSGVGILDYISCHSFEKLVIDNELCGMAYRLMQGLAERDRPMAKTIIAESRELGYFLEHPTTMEYLRDEQFFPANVVDRTSMQVVNAEEPPTRDWERAAQIVTTLLAEPGFEIDAGLKSELLKIMGSEAKKFGMEKLPIV; from the coding sequence ATGACGCTGCCAAACTTTTTCCGTCCGCGCCTGCAATTCCTGCCGAGGGATTTCGTCGAGCGTATTTTGGACGAGGCCTTCGATATTTTGGCAACTGCCGGCATCCAATTCGAAAACCCCGCGGTGTTGAAAATTTTCGCCGAGCACGGCCTGCGTGTCGATGAGGAAAAGCATTTGGTTTATTTTCCGCACGACGCGGTCGAGAAGGCGATTCAAACCGCGCCCAAAACATTTTCTCTTTTTGACGTGAGGGGTGAGTACGCGCGCACGATCGGCGGCGACGAGGTCACCTACGATCCCGGCTCGGCGGCGCTAAAAGTGTTCGACGCCAAAACCGGCAAAATGCGGCAGGCCCTCAGCGAAGATTACGCGCAGCTCTCGCGTCTCGTTGAGCATCTCGATCACATCAAAGCGCACAGCACGGCGCTGGTGCCTTCGGATGTGCCGGTTGAGATTTCCGATTCCTATCGGCTTTATTTGGCGCTCACCCACTGCCACAAGCCGTTGATCACCGGCATTTTTCAAATCGACAGCCAGCAGGCGATGCTGGAAATGCTTCGCCTTGTGCGCGGCGGCAGCCAGGCGCTGCGCGACAAGCCGCTGGCGATTTTCGATTGTTGCCCCTCCTCGCCGCTGCGCTGGAGCAATCTCACCAGCCACAGCCTCATCGAATGTGCCAAAGCCGGGGTGCCTGCCGAGATCGTGACGGTGCCACTCGCCGGCGCCACCAGCCCGATTACGCTTTCGGGTTCGACGGTGCAGCACGCGGTGGAAACTCTGGCCGGGCTCACGCTGGCGCAGTTGGTCAATCCCGGCGCGCCGGTGGTGTTTGGCGGCGCCGCGAGCATCATGGACATGAAAACCGCGTCCACACCGTTCGGCAGCATCGAGTCGACCATGCTGACGCTGGCTTATGTCGAGGTCGCAAAGTATCTCGGCTTGCCGACGCACGCCTATCTCGGCCTCTCCGATTCCAAAACGCTCGATCTGCAGGCCGGCTATGAAACCTATCAGGGCATTCTATTCGCCGCGCTGGCCGGCATCAATATCGTTTCCGGCGTTGGTATTCTCGATTACATTTCCTGCCATAGTTTCGAGAAGCTGGTGATCGACAACGAGCTTTGCGGGATGGCCTATCGCCTGATGCAAGGCCTGGCGGAGCGCGACCGGCCGATGGCCAAAACCATCATCGCCGAGTCACGGGAATTGGGATATTTTCTCGAGCATCCGACAACAATGGAGTATTTGCGGGATGAACAATTCTTTCCGGCCAATGTCGTTGACCGCACTTCCATGCAAGTTGTCAATGCCGAAGAGCCGCCGACGCGCGATTGGGAACGCGCTGCCCAAATTGTCACAACCCTGCTCGCCGAACCCGGATTTGAAATTGATGCGGGCCTGAAAAGCGAGCTGCTGAAAATTATGGGCAGCGAAGCGAAAAAGTTTGGGATGGAAAAGCTGCCCATCGTATGA
- a CDS encoding trypsin-like peptidase domain-containing protein, which translates to MAGLLLAAYLKFPPAISASSLLPFKAAATATLAPDFELPPPPSSQSQDSELIFPDLKRAGIAFSQVAGKVVPVVVSIATHKIIPATESERAAESIGRENFFDGRSLRFYPPRTLRQHGTGSGIIISPDGYILTNLHVIQHAVKITVTLHDNRAFSGKIAGVDPLTEVAVIKINARGLPTAVLGNSDGVFVGQWVLAVGNPLNLRSTVTAGIISAAGRDIDIIRGNYGVENFIQTDAAINPGNSGGALVNLDGQVIGVNTAIATETGYAMGLGFAIPINLARKIAVDLIRHGKVARGYLGVALQEITELQARALKLGTPAGVLVDDVYPGSPAEKSGLLPLDVILSIDGIAVQRLNQLQALIAAKSPDAAVTLRLLRSGKEMAKTIVLGELPAAQMKPRAGANQLDRSRFKNLGIEVETITVADAAALDYKGEGGIFVTRVEKFSPAEESGLRADDIISAIDRKTVRTKNDFYLSLQKLKTGDVAIFAVIRRGGQYHLFIEVP; encoded by the coding sequence ATGGCCGGCCTTCTGCTGGCGGCTTATTTAAAATTTCCCCCCGCTATTTCCGCGTCGTCGTTGCTGCCGTTCAAAGCCGCTGCAACGGCCACGCTGGCGCCTGATTTTGAATTGCCGCCTCCGCCTTCCAGCCAATCCCAGGACAGCGAATTGATTTTTCCGGATCTCAAACGCGCCGGCATTGCTTTTTCACAAGTGGCGGGAAAAGTCGTGCCGGTCGTCGTCAGTATCGCCACGCACAAAATCATTCCGGCAACGGAATCCGAGCGTGCCGCCGAGTCGATTGGCCGGGAAAATTTTTTTGACGGGCGCAGCCTCCGATTCTACCCGCCAAGAACGCTTCGCCAGCACGGCACGGGCTCGGGCATCATTATTTCGCCTGACGGCTATATTCTCACCAATCTTCACGTCATTCAACACGCGGTGAAAATCACCGTGACGCTGCACGATAATCGCGCGTTTTCCGGAAAAATCGCCGGCGTCGATCCACTCACCGAAGTCGCGGTTATCAAAATTAACGCGCGTGGCCTGCCCACGGCGGTTTTGGGAAATTCCGACGGCGTCTTCGTCGGCCAGTGGGTTCTCGCCGTCGGCAACCCGCTGAATTTGCGCTCGACGGTGACTGCCGGCATCATCAGCGCCGCAGGCCGGGATATTGACATCATTCGCGGCAACTACGGCGTCGAAAATTTTATCCAAACGGACGCGGCGATCAACCCCGGCAACAGCGGCGGCGCGCTGGTCAATCTTGACGGGCAGGTGATCGGCGTCAACACCGCAATTGCCACCGAAACCGGCTACGCGATGGGTTTGGGGTTTGCGATTCCCATCAATCTCGCGCGCAAAATTGCGGTGGATTTGATTCGTCACGGCAAAGTGGCGCGCGGTTATCTCGGCGTAGCTTTGCAAGAGATCACCGAATTGCAAGCCCGCGCGTTGAAGCTCGGCACACCTGCCGGCGTTTTGGTGGATGACGTTTACCCCGGCAGCCCCGCTGAAAAAAGCGGCCTGCTGCCGTTGGATGTGATTCTGTCAATCGATGGGATCGCCGTTCAACGCCTCAATCAATTGCAAGCTTTGATTGCCGCGAAAAGCCCCGATGCTGCCGTCACGTTGCGTTTGCTTCGCAGCGGCAAGGAAATGGCGAAGACCATCGTGCTCGGCGAGCTGCCGGCCGCGCAAATGAAACCGCGCGCCGGCGCCAATCAACTCGACCGTTCGCGGTTCAAAAATCTCGGCATCGAAGTCGAAACGATCACCGTCGCCGATGCCGCTGCTTTGGATTATAAAGGAGAAGGCGGTATTTTCGTTACCCGCGTGGAAAAATTCAGCCCGGCGGAGGAGAGCGGCTTGCGCGCCGATGACATCATTTCAGCGATTGACCGGAAGACGGTTCGCACCAAAAACGATTTTTACTTATCGTTGCAAAAACTCAAAACCGGCGACGTCGCCATTTTCGCCGTGATTCGCCGCGGCGGGCAATATCACCTTTTTATTGAAGTCCCCTAA
- a CDS encoding ATP-binding protein, giving the protein MNETFFRAEAVEAPFPCVKIRFEKSFASSGPNSFTEDPLLIFEEFFNRHLAKGYLHFDLDLGEILFPTDRLIALLIALTVRARRRKGEVKLINVLPTARNNFSTFSALNFLAIEHEAAPRQPAVDTTPAMRKPLPTSAGAAFSSFEAGSRTLGKSPAMAHAAAPPPAISSFGKNDAGGLANIAEPPLIEELARQLEAPPASEAEKRFELRVESRIDNLYRLCDFVTAHAFTAGLSEKEISKMKIAVYEACLNVIEHAYHSRPDEWIDLRVRYSPERFMIIIQDNGLSFKMKPPKDYDVHEAIDERRSGGFGLHIIRRAMDSVEYLPDTVNGNRLVMVKRLK; this is encoded by the coding sequence ATGAACGAAACATTTTTTCGTGCTGAAGCCGTGGAGGCGCCGTTTCCCTGCGTCAAAATCCGCTTTGAAAAATCGTTTGCCTCATCCGGACCCAACAGTTTCACCGAAGATCCGTTGCTGATCTTCGAGGAATTTTTTAATCGGCATCTTGCCAAAGGATATTTGCACTTCGATCTCGATTTGGGTGAGATTCTCTTCCCCACCGACCGATTGATCGCCCTGCTCATTGCCTTGACGGTTCGCGCCCGCCGCCGGAAAGGCGAGGTCAAGCTCATCAATGTTTTGCCGACGGCGCGCAACAATTTTTCCACCTTCAGCGCGTTGAATTTTCTGGCGATCGAGCACGAGGCGGCGCCTCGCCAGCCGGCGGTGGATACAACACCGGCGATGCGGAAGCCGCTTCCAACCTCGGCGGGTGCAGCCTTTTCGTCGTTTGAAGCCGGAAGCCGAACGCTCGGGAAATCGCCGGCCATGGCTCACGCCGCGGCGCCGCCGCCAGCGATCTCGAGCTTTGGCAAGAACGACGCCGGAGGCCTGGCGAATATCGCCGAGCCGCCGCTGATCGAAGAATTGGCCAGGCAGCTCGAGGCGCCGCCGGCCAGTGAGGCCGAAAAAAGATTCGAGCTTCGCGTCGAAAGCCGCATCGACAACTTGTACCGGCTTTGCGATTTCGTCACCGCTCACGCCTTTACCGCCGGCTTGAGCGAGAAGGAAATTTCCAAAATGAAAATCGCGGTTTACGAAGCCTGCCTGAACGTCATCGAGCACGCTTATCATTCCCGGCCCGACGAGTGGATCGATCTGCGCGTGCGCTATTCGCCGGAACGCTTCATGATCATCATTCAGGACAACGGTTTGAGCTTCAAGATGAAACCGCCCAAGGATTACGATGTCCACGAAGCTATCGACGAGCGCCGCAGCGGCGGCTTCGGCTTGCACATCATCCGCCGCGCCATGGACAGCGTCGAATATTTGCCCGACACCGTCAACGGAAATCGTTTGGTTATGGTGAAGAGATTGAAATAA